Proteins from a single region of Paraburkholderia sp. PGU19:
- a CDS encoding LuxR family transcriptional regulator yields the protein MSPLLEAENDVSWFREVARLADGWGFDRVLVGILPRPGMRLEDAFIRSTYSPSWRQFYNDQGFAHIDPTVSHCMTKSSPLIWSPDLFESNPAQIMYEEARAHGLRAGVSLPIHGPRQESGLICFVNDHNPSDDFWRHLDVVLPNLVLLRDLVIDTSQPHLNAHTQALVPKLTPREQECLKWTARGKSTWEISHILNCSEAVVNFHLKNIRTKFGVNSRRAAAVIATQLGLIDPG from the coding sequence ATGTCGCCGTTGCTGGAAGCGGAGAACGATGTCAGCTGGTTCCGCGAAGTCGCTCGACTGGCGGACGGCTGGGGCTTCGACCGCGTGCTGGTCGGCATCCTTCCGCGGCCGGGCATGCGGCTGGAAGACGCGTTCATCCGCAGCACGTACTCACCGTCGTGGCGGCAGTTCTACAACGACCAGGGGTTTGCGCACATCGACCCGACGGTCTCGCATTGCATGACGAAGTCGTCACCGTTGATCTGGTCGCCGGATCTGTTCGAATCAAATCCGGCGCAAATCATGTATGAGGAAGCGCGCGCGCACGGCTTGCGTGCCGGCGTAAGCCTGCCTATCCACGGGCCGAGACAGGAATCAGGACTGATCTGTTTCGTCAACGACCATAATCCGAGCGACGACTTCTGGCGTCATCTCGATGTCGTGCTGCCCAACCTCGTGCTGTTGCGCGACCTCGTGATCGACACGAGCCAGCCTCACCTGAATGCGCACACGCAGGCGTTGGTGCCGAAGCTCACGCCGCGGGAACAGGAATGCCTGAAATGGACCGCACGCGGTAAGTCCACCTGGGAAATTTCGCACATTCTTAATTGCTCGGAAGCCGTGGTGAACTTCCACCTTAAGAACATTCGCACGAAATTCGGCGTGAACTCACGGCGCGCGGCGGCCGTGATTGCAACGCAACTCGGCCTTATTGATCCAGGTTGA
- a CDS encoding sugar ABC transporter permease produces the protein MSTLTPAAAATPVAQRDGKAWLVSPALLFILALFVYPFVYGLALSFSPMEGGGMWANYAKFFSDTSMWPTIIVTLKLAVPATLINVGISVPVAFALRRPSPYQKFVTTLLVIPITLGTVLIADGMLTYFGPNGWFPQALQGLHLYTDEVRLTHNFWGVLISLVVSGFPFAFLLTLSYVTGIDPTLASAAATLGANPWQQFRQIYLPLLVPGLTMAACLSFVQAFSVFPSAVLLGAPAGPTRVMSIAAAEAAFESYDYSLASAIAIVMGFVQLVIVAAMLGARRFFYSGPATGGKG, from the coding sequence ATGAGCACGCTGACGCCCGCCGCCGCAGCGACACCCGTCGCGCAACGCGACGGCAAGGCGTGGCTCGTGTCGCCCGCCTTGCTGTTCATCCTCGCGCTGTTCGTCTATCCGTTCGTCTACGGCCTCGCGCTGTCCTTCAGTCCGATGGAAGGCGGCGGCATGTGGGCGAACTACGCGAAGTTCTTCAGCGACACGTCGATGTGGCCGACCATCATCGTCACGCTGAAGCTCGCTGTGCCTGCCACATTGATCAACGTCGGCATATCGGTGCCGGTTGCGTTTGCGCTGCGCCGTCCGTCGCCGTATCAGAAGTTCGTGACGACGCTGCTCGTGATTCCCATCACGCTCGGTACCGTGCTGATCGCGGACGGCATGCTCACTTACTTCGGTCCGAACGGCTGGTTTCCGCAGGCGCTGCAAGGGCTGCATCTCTACACCGACGAAGTGCGCCTCACGCACAACTTCTGGGGCGTGCTGATTTCGCTGGTCGTGTCGGGTTTTCCGTTCGCGTTTCTGCTGACGCTCTCATACGTGACGGGCATCGATCCGACGCTCGCGAGTGCCGCCGCGACGCTTGGCGCAAACCCCTGGCAGCAGTTCCGGCAGATCTATCTGCCGTTGCTCGTGCCGGGGCTGACGATGGCCGCGTGTCTTTCCTTCGTGCAGGCGTTTTCGGTGTTTCCATCGGCGGTATTGCTCGGCGCGCCCGCGGGGCCGACGCGTGTGATGTCGATTGCCGCTGCGGAAGCAGCATTCGAGAGCTACGATTACTCGCTTGCGTCGGCGATCGCGATCGTGATGGGTTTCGTGCAACTGGTGATCGTCGCCGCGATGCTCGGCGCGCGCCGCTTCTTCTACAGTGGACCGGCGACGGGAGGTAAGGGCTGA
- a CDS encoding SMP-30/gluconolactonase/LRE family protein has protein sequence MTELSHPNQRRYPDPSIRSFDPRFDAFRLASASVECLYQGARWSEGPVWFGDGRYVLWSDIPNNRILRWDEETGAVTPFRRPSNNANGNSRDREGRLVTCEHLTRRVTRTEYDGSITVIADRYEGKRFNSPNDVVVKSDGSVWFTDPSFGIDSFYEGEKQEPELPQNVYRVDGQTGEVTMVCDEVIGPNGLAFSPDESVLYIVESRSKPRTIRAFDVVGEGRTLANNRVLIDAQDGTPDGFRIDIHGNLWCGWGMGTDELDGVRVFSPQGEALGHIALPERCANVCFGGRHRNRLFMAASHGLYSLYVNTQGLRGG, from the coding sequence ATGACCGAACTCAGCCACCCGAACCAGCGCCGCTATCCCGACCCCTCCATTCGTAGTTTCGATCCCCGCTTCGATGCATTTCGCCTCGCCTCGGCTTCCGTCGAGTGCCTGTATCAGGGCGCGCGCTGGTCCGAGGGGCCCGTGTGGTTCGGCGATGGCCGCTACGTGCTGTGGAGCGACATTCCGAATAACCGGATCCTGCGCTGGGACGAAGAGACCGGCGCGGTGACGCCGTTTCGCCGGCCGTCGAACAACGCGAACGGCAATTCACGCGACCGCGAAGGGCGGCTCGTCACCTGCGAGCATCTGACGCGACGCGTCACGCGCACCGAATACGACGGTTCGATCACCGTGATCGCCGACCGCTACGAGGGCAAGCGCTTCAATTCGCCGAACGATGTCGTCGTGAAGTCGGATGGCTCGGTCTGGTTTACCGATCCTTCGTTCGGCATCGACAGCTTCTATGAAGGCGAGAAGCAGGAGCCGGAGCTGCCCCAAAACGTGTATCGCGTGGACGGGCAGACGGGCGAAGTGACGATGGTCTGCGACGAAGTGATCGGCCCGAACGGCCTCGCGTTTTCGCCGGATGAATCCGTGCTGTACATCGTTGAATCACGTTCGAAACCGCGCACGATCCGCGCATTCGATGTGGTCGGCGAAGGGCGGACGCTGGCGAATAACCGCGTCCTGATCGACGCACAGGACGGCACGCCGGACGGTTTTCGAATCGATATTCACGGCAACCTGTGGTGCGGCTGGGGCATGGGTACCGACGAACTCGACGGCGTGCGGGTGTTCTCGCCGCAAGGCGAAGCGCTCGGGCATATTGCGTTGCCGGAGCGCTGCGCGAACGTGTGCTTTGGCGGCAGGCATCGCAACCGCCTGTTCATGGCCGCGAGCCACGGCCTGTATTCGCTGTACGTGAATACGCAGGGCTTGCGCGGCGGCTGA
- a CDS encoding helix-turn-helix transcriptional regulator: protein MELQNHWQAGVHANVQPTVQSRGADSSTGVDRVLIIAYRKKKKESQRQFWARFGVTQSRGSRFESGAEIPAPVSILLGLYFTKTVTDGDLGRAEKVLHNPEARELINLDQ from the coding sequence ATGGAACTTCAGAATCATTGGCAAGCGGGCGTTCACGCAAACGTTCAACCGACCGTACAGAGCCGCGGCGCGGATAGTTCGACTGGTGTAGACCGCGTGCTGATCATCGCGTACCGCAAGAAAAAGAAGGAGAGCCAACGTCAATTCTGGGCGCGCTTTGGCGTGACCCAGTCGCGCGGCAGCCGCTTCGAATCAGGCGCTGAAATTCCGGCACCCGTCTCGATCCTGCTGGGCCTCTACTTCACGAAGACGGTCACGGACGGCGATCTGGGCAGGGCAGAGAAGGTGCTCCACAACCCGGAAGCGCGTGAGCTCATCAACCTGGATCAATAA
- a CDS encoding extracellular solute-binding protein — MAFSGKVSAKLPLKVAALCVAVGAAVAGFTQSARAADAVTINIVDVAGDLQLTQKGFEAFKAKYPNLVSNITYTNAPAPQLPGKIKAMQAAGRSDIDLVLTGTDALAAGIEQNLWVKLLPENNAAFPGVLDKYAPGPRKMQDLAQGFGLEVAYMPAGPLIEYNPAKVSDPPKTPDQLLQWCKAHPNKLIYARPANSGPGRTFLMGLPYVLGDKDPKDPVNGWDKTWAFLKQLNDCIPYYPGGTSAVMKELGEGTRDMTVTVTGWDINPRALGIVPAEFKVQAFDNMTWVNDAHFMVIPKGVPKEKLDTLYKLMNFMLEPAQQALTYDDGYFYPGPAIKGVTEAQAPEHSQDVLKKFGRPEYAKLLADRPHVQPLSAAAMVAAFQKWDREVGAQKTK, encoded by the coding sequence ATGGCTTTTTCTGGCAAGGTGTCAGCGAAGTTGCCACTGAAGGTGGCCGCACTGTGCGTAGCCGTTGGCGCAGCAGTAGCAGGGTTCACGCAATCGGCGCGAGCGGCGGATGCAGTCACGATCAACATCGTCGACGTCGCGGGCGATCTCCAGTTGACACAAAAGGGCTTTGAAGCCTTCAAGGCCAAGTACCCGAATCTCGTTTCCAACATCACCTATACGAACGCGCCCGCGCCGCAGTTGCCCGGCAAGATCAAGGCAATGCAGGCGGCTGGCCGTTCAGATATCGACCTCGTTTTGACAGGCACCGACGCGCTTGCGGCTGGTATCGAGCAGAACCTGTGGGTCAAGCTGCTGCCGGAGAACAACGCGGCATTTCCCGGCGTGCTCGACAAGTACGCGCCCGGTCCGCGCAAGATGCAGGATCTCGCGCAGGGCTTCGGTCTCGAAGTCGCGTATATGCCGGCCGGCCCGCTGATCGAATACAACCCCGCCAAAGTCAGCGATCCGCCCAAGACGCCGGATCAACTCCTGCAATGGTGCAAGGCGCATCCGAACAAGCTGATCTACGCGCGTCCGGCCAACTCCGGTCCGGGCCGTACATTCCTGATGGGCTTGCCGTACGTGCTCGGCGACAAGGACCCGAAAGACCCCGTCAATGGCTGGGATAAGACCTGGGCGTTCCTCAAGCAGTTGAACGACTGCATTCCTTACTACCCGGGCGGCACGTCGGCGGTGATGAAGGAACTGGGCGAAGGCACGCGCGACATGACCGTCACCGTGACGGGCTGGGACATCAACCCGCGCGCGCTCGGCATCGTGCCGGCTGAATTCAAGGTGCAGGCGTTCGACAACATGACGTGGGTCAACGACGCGCACTTCATGGTGATTCCGAAAGGCGTGCCGAAAGAAAAGCTCGACACGCTCTACAAGCTGATGAACTTCATGCTGGAGCCGGCGCAGCAGGCCTTGACCTATGACGACGGCTATTTCTATCCGGGTCCGGCCATCAAGGGCGTCACGGAAGCGCAAGCGCCCGAGCACAGCCAGGACGTGCTGAAGAAGTTCGGCCGTCCGGAATACGCGAAACTGCTTGCCGATCGTCCGCACGTTCAGCCGCTGAGCGCGGCAGCGATGGTCGCGGCATTCCAGAAGTGGGACCGCGAAGTGGGCGCGCAAAAGACCAAGTAA
- a CDS encoding aldehyde dehydrogenase (NADP(+)) — MHITGDMLIGGSEVRGTKGTLRAFDPARNMEIEPEFGAGGAVEVDRACTLAALAFDSYRQTSLEIRAHFLETIAENILGLGDALIERAQAESALPKARLEGERARTVGQLKLFASLVREGRWLTATLDSAQPERKPLPRPDLRLHKIPVGPVGVFGASNFPLAFSVAGGDTASALAAGCPVVVKAHPAHLGTSELVGRAIQKSVADCGLHEGVFSLVVGAGNEIGEALVQHPAIKSVGFTGSRAGGLALLNLAQKRREPIPVFAEMSSINPFFVLPGALAKRADQIATGFIESVTLGVGQFCTNPGLVLLLDGPNKQIFIDAAAKALAQKSAQTMLTPGIASAYQGGITHRTEQRGVQSIARGTSSDATCAALPALFQTSAIQFLTSAELEDEIFGPTSLIVTCADIEEMMKVAEYLEGQLTATLQIEPEDYDIARRLLPTLERKAGRILANGFPTGVEVSYAMVHGGPFPATSDPRATSVGATAIERFLRPVCYQDLPAELLPQSLHDDNPLKLWRLRDGKPAQA; from the coding sequence ATGCACATTACCGGAGACATGCTGATCGGCGGGTCCGAGGTGCGCGGCACCAAGGGCACGCTGCGCGCGTTCGACCCGGCGCGCAACATGGAAATCGAACCCGAGTTCGGTGCGGGCGGCGCGGTCGAAGTGGATCGCGCGTGCACACTGGCCGCGCTCGCGTTCGACTCGTACCGTCAGACGTCGCTCGAAATTCGCGCGCATTTTCTCGAGACCATTGCCGAGAACATCCTCGGGCTCGGCGACGCATTGATCGAGCGCGCGCAGGCCGAATCCGCGTTGCCCAAGGCGCGGCTCGAAGGCGAACGGGCGCGTACCGTCGGGCAACTCAAGCTGTTCGCATCGCTGGTGCGCGAAGGCCGCTGGCTCACCGCGACGCTTGATTCCGCTCAGCCGGAACGCAAACCGCTGCCGCGTCCCGACTTGCGTTTGCACAAGATTCCCGTTGGTCCCGTCGGCGTGTTCGGAGCGAGCAATTTTCCGCTCGCGTTTTCCGTAGCGGGCGGCGATACGGCATCGGCGCTCGCGGCGGGTTGCCCGGTTGTCGTGAAGGCGCACCCGGCGCACCTCGGTACGTCTGAACTGGTTGGCCGCGCCATTCAGAAATCCGTCGCCGATTGCGGTCTGCACGAGGGCGTATTCTCGCTTGTGGTCGGCGCGGGCAATGAGATCGGCGAAGCACTCGTCCAGCATCCAGCGATCAAGTCGGTCGGCTTCACCGGTTCGCGCGCCGGCGGCCTTGCGCTCCTGAATCTTGCGCAGAAGCGCCGCGAGCCGATTCCTGTGTTTGCCGAGATGAGCAGCATCAACCCGTTCTTCGTGCTGCCCGGCGCGCTTGCAAAGCGCGCGGATCAGATCGCGACCGGCTTTATCGAATCGGTCACGCTCGGCGTCGGACAGTTCTGCACGAATCCTGGTCTCGTGCTGCTTCTCGACGGACCGAACAAGCAGATATTTATCGATGCCGCAGCAAAGGCACTCGCGCAAAAGAGTGCGCAGACGATGCTCACGCCCGGCATCGCCAGCGCGTATCAGGGTGGCATTACGCATCGCACCGAGCAGCGCGGCGTGCAGAGCATTGCGCGCGGCACGTCGTCGGATGCGACCTGCGCCGCGCTGCCCGCGCTGTTCCAGACCTCGGCGATACAGTTCCTGACATCCGCGGAACTCGAAGACGAGATTTTTGGGCCGACTTCGCTGATCGTCACGTGCGCGGACATAGAGGAAATGATGAAGGTGGCCGAATACCTCGAGGGCCAGCTCACGGCAACGCTGCAGATCGAACCCGAAGACTACGACATCGCGCGGCGCCTCCTGCCGACGCTCGAGCGCAAGGCCGGCCGCATTCTGGCGAACGGCTTTCCGACGGGCGTCGAAGTGTCGTATGCAATGGTGCACGGCGGCCCGTTCCCGGCGACATCCGATCCGCGCGCGACCTCGGTCGGCGCGACGGCGATCGAGCGCTTCCTGCGTCCCGTCTGCTACCAGGACCTGCCCGCCGAATTGCTGCCGCAATCGCTGCACGACGACAATCCGCTGAAGCTCTGGCGTCTGCGCGACGGCAAGCCGGCGCAGGCGTGA
- a CDS encoding DUF3005 domain-containing protein, whose protein sequence is MSLNTRKIPATQSGTDVARSAEMHNDRTHDSTVDTDSKNHEAARIAGHAPIGPDEITTSNASLVNSVPDNPYAELAGFDSRIGGNHLLLALEPGYRVIDKGMTVPEPVEHFDDRFHEASTQVGQRTRGRVHFALNHQRPMRVIELERVK, encoded by the coding sequence ATGAGCCTCAACACCCGCAAGATACCCGCGACGCAATCGGGCACCGACGTCGCGCGCAGCGCCGAAATGCACAACGACCGCACGCACGACAGCACGGTGGATACCGACAGCAAGAATCACGAAGCCGCGCGCATCGCAGGACACGCGCCGATCGGCCCGGATGAGATCACGACCAGCAACGCATCGCTCGTCAACAGCGTGCCCGACAACCCGTATGCGGAACTGGCGGGATTCGACAGCCGCATCGGCGGAAACCATCTGCTGCTCGCGCTGGAACCGGGCTACCGCGTGATCGACAAGGGCATGACGGTACCCGAGCCCGTCGAGCACTTCGACGACCGCTTTCATGAAGCCAGCACGCAAGTGGGCCAACGCACGCGCGGGCGCGTGCATTTCGCGCTCAATCATCAACGGCCGATGCGCGTGATAGAACTCGAGCGCGTCAAATGA
- a CDS encoding short chain dehydrogenase, with protein sequence MSKIVVIGATGTLGQAVAAELKARHEVIEVGATRGAHQVDSTDPASVERLFQTIGKVDGVVTTTGKVHFGPLPEMTVEQFWVGLRDKLMGQINVVLAAQKYVNDNGSFTLTSGILADEPINLGVSATTVNLALEGFVRGAAIELPRGIRINVVSPTVLTESMESYAPFFRGFEPVDAKKAAQAYLRSVEGAQTGRVYRVGY encoded by the coding sequence ATGAGCAAAATCGTCGTGATTGGCGCAACGGGCACGCTCGGCCAGGCCGTCGCCGCCGAACTGAAAGCGCGGCATGAAGTGATCGAAGTCGGCGCAACGCGTGGCGCGCATCAGGTCGACAGCACGGACCCGGCGAGCGTCGAACGGCTGTTTCAAACCATCGGCAAAGTGGATGGCGTCGTTACGACGACGGGCAAGGTCCACTTCGGCCCGTTGCCCGAGATGACCGTCGAGCAGTTCTGGGTCGGTCTCCGTGACAAGCTGATGGGACAGATCAATGTCGTGCTCGCCGCGCAAAAGTACGTGAACGACAACGGCTCGTTCACACTGACGAGCGGCATTCTCGCCGACGAGCCGATCAACCTGGGCGTCAGCGCAACGACAGTCAATCTCGCGCTCGAAGGCTTCGTGCGCGGCGCGGCGATCGAACTGCCGCGCGGCATTCGCATCAATGTCGTGAGTCCGACAGTGCTGACGGAATCGATGGAAAGCTATGCGCCGTTTTTCCGCGGCTTCGAACCTGTCGATGCGAAGAAGGCGGCGCAGGCGTATCTGCGCAGCGTCGAGGGTGCGCAAACGGGACGCGTGTATCGCGTTGGTTACTAG
- a CDS encoding ABC transporter permease, whose product MATDHQVAHPWPAAPQGQSVKSMKPHVSLRDRIYKALVWGAMIFFLLNIVLLIATVAVNSIATRWFGTLLPQGFTLHWYAQAWSDFQLAAVLWVTVEVVGAVVLLSILLGVPAAYALARVQFRGKRFAMLVFLLPLMVPPVTYGIPMATVMYKIGLAGTLSGVILANLVPALPFVILVMTPFIEQIDPNLESAARIFGANTFRYFRYILLPLLVPGMLAAGLLVLVRTIGMFELTFFTAGPATQTLVVALYYAVFSTGVRAPQSIDAMAMIYMAITLIWVLIALQFVSPTQIVSRVKEQRR is encoded by the coding sequence ATGGCAACCGATCATCAAGTCGCGCATCCGTGGCCCGCTGCGCCGCAAGGGCAATCGGTGAAATCGATGAAACCGCATGTCAGTTTGCGTGACCGCATCTACAAGGCGCTCGTCTGGGGCGCGATGATTTTCTTCCTGCTGAACATCGTGCTGCTGATCGCCACCGTTGCCGTCAATTCGATCGCGACGCGCTGGTTCGGCACGCTGCTGCCGCAAGGCTTCACGCTGCACTGGTATGCGCAGGCGTGGAGCGACTTCCAGCTCGCGGCTGTGTTGTGGGTGACGGTCGAAGTGGTCGGCGCGGTGGTGCTGCTGTCCATTTTGCTCGGCGTGCCTGCCGCATACGCGCTCGCACGCGTGCAGTTTCGCGGCAAGCGGTTCGCGATGCTCGTTTTCCTGCTTCCGTTGATGGTGCCGCCCGTCACATACGGTATTCCGATGGCGACCGTGATGTACAAGATCGGGCTGGCGGGCACGCTGTCCGGCGTGATTCTCGCGAACCTGGTGCCCGCGTTGCCGTTCGTCATTCTCGTGATGACGCCGTTCATCGAGCAGATCGATCCGAATCTGGAATCGGCGGCGCGTATCTTCGGCGCGAATACGTTCCGCTATTTCCGCTATATTCTGCTGCCCTTGCTGGTGCCCGGCATGCTGGCCGCCGGTCTGCTGGTGCTGGTTCGCACCATCGGCATGTTCGAACTGACGTTCTTTACGGCGGGGCCGGCGACGCAAACGCTCGTCGTCGCGTTGTACTACGCTGTATTTTCAACGGGCGTGCGCGCGCCGCAGTCGATCGACGCAATGGCGATGATCTACATGGCGATCACGCTGATCTGGGTATTGATTGCGCTGCAGTTCGTGAGCCCGACGCAGATTGTGTCGCGAGTGAAGGAGCAGCGCCGGTAG
- a CDS encoding ABC transporter ATP-binding protein produces MKHHFEQLRLESVSRSFVNAEGVSVAALQGLDLNIRRGEFIALLGPSGCGKSTALNCIAGLQPLSGGGIWLDEKRIDVLPPEKRGFGMVFQNYALFPHMSVLDNVGFGLKMRGIAKAETVKRAREALQLVQLVGHEKKLPGQLSGGQQQRVAIARAIVIEPPLILMDEPLSNLDTKLRIEMRAEIRRIHSQLDRATIYVTHDQDEALSMADRIVVMKEGVVQQVATPKEVYGRPKNLHVARFMGYRNVLPFTLEGTQGEGVAVEANGVRLIGTAMDGFNSKRVSVAMRPEDMERAAPGSENAFDAQVTTVEYGGRDSLIRVKSAFGELWARVAGEFAEGERVTLRVPPSRTLVYEGEPS; encoded by the coding sequence ATGAAGCATCACTTTGAACAGTTGCGCCTCGAGTCCGTCAGCCGCAGTTTCGTGAATGCTGAAGGGGTGTCGGTGGCCGCGCTGCAGGGTCTCGATCTGAATATTCGCCGCGGTGAATTCATCGCGTTGCTCGGGCCGTCGGGCTGCGGCAAGTCGACGGCGCTCAACTGTATCGCGGGCTTGCAGCCGCTGTCGGGCGGCGGCATCTGGCTCGACGAAAAACGTATCGACGTGCTGCCGCCCGAGAAGCGCGGGTTCGGCATGGTGTTTCAGAACTACGCGCTGTTTCCGCATATGTCGGTGCTCGACAACGTCGGCTTCGGCCTGAAGATGCGCGGCATCGCGAAGGCGGAAACAGTGAAGCGCGCACGAGAAGCGCTGCAACTCGTGCAACTGGTCGGGCATGAGAAGAAGCTGCCGGGGCAGTTGTCGGGCGGTCAGCAGCAGCGTGTCGCGATTGCGCGCGCCATTGTGATCGAGCCGCCGCTCATTCTGATGGACGAACCGCTGTCGAATCTCGACACGAAACTGCGCATCGAAATGCGCGCCGAGATTCGCCGCATTCATAGCCAGCTGGATCGCGCGACCATCTACGTGACGCACGACCAGGACGAAGCGCTGTCGATGGCCGACCGCATTGTCGTGATGAAAGAGGGCGTCGTACAGCAGGTCGCGACGCCGAAGGAAGTTTACGGGCGGCCGAAGAACCTGCACGTCGCGCGTTTCATGGGCTACCGCAATGTACTGCCGTTCACGCTCGAAGGCACGCAGGGTGAAGGCGTGGCCGTCGAAGCGAACGGTGTGCGGCTGATCGGCACGGCCATGGATGGCTTCAACAGCAAGCGTGTTTCCGTCGCGATGCGTCCCGAGGACATGGAGCGCGCCGCGCCCGGCTCGGAAAACGCGTTCGACGCGCAGGTCACGACGGTCGAATACGGTGGCCGCGATTCGCTGATTCGTGTGAAGAGTGCGTTCGGCGAATTGTGGGCGCGCGTTGCGGGCGAGTTTGCCGAAGGCGAGCGCGTCACGCTGCGCGTGCCGCCGTCGCGCACGCTGGTCTACGAGGGAGAGCCGTCATGA
- the araD gene encoding L-arabinonate dehydratase: MSNDQTKKRKSPDELRSHRWYGVNDLRSFGHRSRTAQMGYSREEYAGKPVIAILNTWSEMNPCHTHFKQRVEEVKRGIWQAGGFPIELPVQTLSEPFQKPTTMLYRNFLAMEAEETLRSYPADGVVLMGGCDKTTPALLMGAISMDLPTIFLPAGPMLRGNWNGATLGSGSDTWKYWADLRAGKITEEDWQGVEGGIARSPGHCMTMGTASTMTSAAEALGFTLPGFASIPAPDSRHAQMSAKTGMRIVEMVWEDLKPSDILTVQSIDNAVTTCLALSGSTNAIVHMIALARRAGIELTLDRYDSISRRTPVLANIRPTGAYLMEDFYYAGGLQAMLAELGDLIDRSQKTVNGRSLGENLEGVQIFNDEVIRRRTNPLMPDNGLAVLRGNIAPDGAVIKPGAAEPHLLVHTGRAVVFKDYNDMAARIDDDALDIDENCVIVLQHAGPVGAPGMPEWGQLPLPKKVLQKGVRDMLRISDARMSGTSYGACVLHVAPESFIGGPFALVRDGDMIELDVPQRKLNVLVSDEELARRKAAWVAPAPRFSRGYGAMHQVHVLQADKGCDFDFLQRDGANAATGEPEIH; encoded by the coding sequence GTGTCGAACGATCAGACGAAGAAACGCAAATCCCCCGACGAACTGCGCAGTCACCGCTGGTATGGCGTGAACGACCTGCGTTCGTTCGGCCATCGCTCGCGCACCGCGCAAATGGGCTACAGCCGCGAGGAGTATGCGGGCAAGCCCGTCATCGCGATCCTCAACACGTGGAGCGAGATGAACCCGTGCCACACGCACTTCAAGCAGCGTGTGGAAGAGGTCAAGCGCGGCATCTGGCAGGCGGGCGGCTTTCCGATCGAGTTGCCGGTGCAGACCTTGTCGGAGCCGTTCCAGAAGCCCACGACGATGCTCTACCGCAACTTTCTCGCAATGGAAGCGGAAGAGACGCTGCGCTCGTATCCCGCCGATGGCGTCGTGCTGATGGGCGGCTGCGACAAGACCACGCCCGCGCTGCTGATGGGCGCGATCAGCATGGACCTGCCGACCATCTTTCTGCCCGCCGGCCCGATGCTGCGCGGCAACTGGAACGGCGCAACGCTCGGCTCGGGCTCCGACACGTGGAAATACTGGGCCGATCTGCGCGCGGGCAAGATCACGGAAGAGGACTGGCAGGGTGTCGAAGGCGGCATTGCGCGCTCGCCGGGCCACTGCATGACGATGGGCACGGCATCAACGATGACCAGCGCCGCCGAAGCGCTCGGCTTCACGCTGCCCGGCTTCGCGTCGATCCCAGCACCGGATTCGCGCCACGCGCAGATGTCCGCGAAAACGGGCATGCGTATCGTCGAGATGGTGTGGGAAGACCTGAAGCCGTCGGACATCCTCACGGTGCAGTCGATCGACAACGCGGTGACGACGTGCCTTGCGCTGTCGGGCTCGACCAATGCAATCGTGCACATGATTGCGCTCGCGCGCCGTGCCGGGATCGAACTGACGCTCGACCGTTACGACAGCATCTCGCGCCGTACGCCCGTGCTCGCCAACATCCGGCCGACGGGTGCGTATCTGATGGAAGACTTCTATTACGCGGGCGGCCTGCAGGCGATGCTCGCGGAACTGGGCGACCTGATCGACCGCTCGCAGAAGACGGTGAACGGCCGCTCGCTTGGCGAGAACCTCGAAGGCGTGCAGATCTTCAACGACGAGGTGATCCGCCGCCGCACCAACCCGCTGATGCCGGACAACGGCCTGGCCGTCCTGCGCGGCAACATCGCGCCCGATGGCGCCGTCATCAAGCCGGGCGCAGCCGAGCCGCATCTGCTGGTGCACACGGGCCGCGCGGTGGTGTTCAAGGACTACAACGACATGGCCGCGCGCATCGACGACGACGCGCTCGATATCGACGAGAACTGCGTGATCGTGTTGCAGCATGCGGGGCCGGTCGGCGCGCCGGGCATGCCCGAATGGGGCCAGCTGCCGCTGCCGAAGAAGGTGCTGCAAAAGGGCGTGCGCGACATGCTGCGCATTTCCGACGCGCGCATGAGCGGCACGAGCTATGGCGCCTGCGTGTTGCACGTGGCGCCGGAGTCGTTTATCGGCGGGCCGTTTGCGCTGGTGCGCGACGGCGACATGATCGAACTCGACGTGCCGCAGCGCAAGCTGAACGTGCTGGTATCGGATGAAGAACTCGCGCGCCGCAAGGCCGCGTGGGTCGCGCCCGCGCCGAGATTTTCGCGCGGCTACGGCGCCATGCATCAGGTGCATGTGCTGCAGGCCGACAAGGGCTGCGACTTCGACTTCCTGCAACGCGATGGCGCGAACGCTGCAACGGGTGAGCCGGAGATTCACTGA